Within the Bacillus sp. FSL K6-3431 genome, the region CCGTAAACTGACGTTTTAAAATAATAATCATAGTTAATAGAAAAAGGATAGAAAAAGCAATTATTGGTTTTCCTTTTCCTTCATATTTAAGATCCCAGAAACCTTTAAAAGGATGAATCGTTACATAAAAAGGATATTTAATCAACTCACTCCACAATTGCATTCATCCTCCTTTTTTTAAAGCTTTTCCGTAACCATTTGTATAGAAGGAATAGGAACGGTACTAGTATGATACCGGACATAATTAATCCAAAGTTTTCCCTTAAAACTTCCTGTCTATGTCTTTTAAATGCTTTGGAATAATAAAGTCTATTATTACCATTTTCAAAATACTTCATTGCTTCCTTGTTTTTTCCTTCCATAAGGAGTGCTTTACCAATTCCTACATAAGCAATTTCATTATTGGCATCAAGACGTAGGACTTTTCTCCAAGCTACTGAGGCTGCATCATCGTTTCCACTATTATAATGCATCACCGCTTCATTAACGTTTCGACCAAAATCAGTCGGTTTGAAGACAACTAAATTATTAAACCCCTTATCTAGTACAAGCATATCTTCATCCAATCTTTCAATAGCCGAAGGAGTCTTAAATGTTCCTGATTGATTTCCCAGCTTTCCAAATATATAAAGTAAATTTCCATCTTCATCATAGGTAAAAATTCTACCTCTCTTGGAATCTAGCGCGCTATACATTCCATAATTATTTACACTTACATCAATAAACGTGGACCCTCCTGCTAGGCTACCTGTATTTGGATAAAGTATATCCCCTTTAACATTGTGATATCCTTCTTTTCGTATAACGTCCTCACCACTTGGATTCAAACGTTGGATTGGAGTTTTTGTATCTTTTTCCGAATTGGTCACATAAATAAACCCCTCTTTATCTAGGTCTATGTTGTTAAACTCAATAGGAATAAACAATGCCATTTTCGCACGCTGAGATTTCGTAGCCATCAGTCTCCAAAAATAGTCGATAGGATTAAAGGTAACTTTGTTAGCACCCGTATAACCAGTAAAATTCCCATCTGAATCAAACTCAATAATTCCATCATAAACACCACGGCTAATAACATAAATTCGCTTTGCTTTATCCACTGCAATTTTAATAGGATAATATTCGAACCCCGCACGGATGACATCTGATTTAGGGGATCCCATTTCTCTAATAAAATCTCCCCCATCGCTCAATTCTACAATCCGCTGATTTGCAGTATCCGCAACGTAAATATTCCCTTCTTCTGTTACGAAGATCCCTTGTGGCTGGTTAAAGCTATCCGTTTTCTTTCCATTTTGAAATTTCTTTATTTCTGATACGAATTCATATTGCTTATCTAAAATTACAATTCTATTATTTCCAGTATCCAAAATATAAATTTTGTCATTGGCCACATATAGGTCATCCGGAGCACTTAGTGCACCAAACGGAGCATCACTGCCATCAATAACCAAGCCCGGTATATAAGGTATAGCAGACGGTTCTGATTTTTCCCAATACGAATAATTATATCCACTATATGGCACTTCAGCTGAAGCAGAAGATGCTAATGAGACTGTCACAAGTAAAATTACAATGATTGAACAAAAGATTTTTGAATATAGCTTCATATCTCTTTGCCCCCCTAGTCTTTCATTCCAGAAGAAGACATCGTCTGAATAATACTAGATTGTGAGAATAAAAAGACCGTGATAGGAACCGACATTAGAAGCAATGCGACTGCCGCTGCAGCACCTGCCCGTGCTATTCCACCCTGAATGATTTGGCCCATTGCGTAATTCATTGTTTTTAATTCCTCACTATAAATAAAGTTCCCTCCATCTGTCCCCCATAGTTGCTGAAACAGCAAAATCATTAAAGTTAGCCAAGCCGGTTTCACCATTGGCATTACTATTGTCCAAAAAATTCGGTATTCGCTTGCACCATCAATCCTTGCTGCTTCAAGTAATGTATCAGGTATTTGTTCCATAAATTGCTTCATCAAGTACAAACCTAGTGAAAAAGCAAATGAAGGAACGATAATGGACCAATATGTATCTACCCAGCCCAAAGTTGCCATCGTCATATAATTAGGAATCGCTGTGACATGTGGCGAAAACATTAAAGACAAAACAACAATATGAAACAGAAAACTTGACCCAGGGAATTTGTGTTTGGCCAATGGGTAGGCGGCAGCTGCTGCAAAAATAATATGACCTGCAGTTCCTACAATTGTAATAAAAAAGGTGTTGAAGACGTATCTTGTAAACGGAACCCAAGAATCGGCCATTAAATTAAATAGGTCAATAAAATTATTGATCGTTGGATTTCTAACAAAAAACCTTGGTGGGAATAAAAATATTTCATCCAACGGCTTAAATGCATTATTGATTGTATAAACTAAAGGCAATGCCATAAAAGCACCGAAAAATCCAAGAAATAAAAAGAGGATAAGTGTACCATACCAAGAGCGATTAACCTTCTTTTTTCTTCTAATTGGCAATCTGAATGCCATCCTATTCACCCACCTTCCGCAGTAACTTTTGTACAACCAGGTTTGTTGTCATCATAATAATGAAGAGAATAGTGGCAATTGATGAAGCATATCCCATTTCAAACCGGATTGTCCCATAATCAAGTAAGTGAGTAACAATTGTATGTGCTGCATATTGAACACTTGGGAACCCAGCAAGTGCCATAGCAACATCGGAGACTGCAAATGTTGTAGTAATTTGAATAACTGCTCCGAATAGCAATTGCGGTTTCATTGATGGAAGCGTAATAAACCAAAGCTCTTGCCATCTATTTCTAATACCATCAATTGCAGCGGCTTCGTATAATGTTCTATCAATCGTCTGTAAACCTGCGATAAATGCTAGGAAACTAGTGCCTAAACTAAGCCATAGCTGAACAAGCATTACAACAGCCAAAATATACGTAGGGTCATGTAACCATTGAATTGGTTCATAAATTAAACCTATTTTCATCAGAATTCCATTCGCATAACCATATGTGTCACCAGAAAAGATAATAAGCCAGATAAAGTAAATATTGCCTGAAATAGAGGGAGCAAAGAAGATCAATGTCATAAACGCCCTGATTTTCGGTGGGAATTCATTAATCAACCAGGCAAAGACAAAACAAGCAATATAACTTACTGGTCCCGTAATAGCTGCAAATAAAATCGTATTTTTTAAGGAGATTAAGAACACATCATCTTCTAAAAATAATCTTGCATAGTTATCCCAGCCAACCCATCTCGGAAATTCAAGCATATTAAAATATGTAAAGCTGATGATGATTGAAATCAAAACTGGTAAAATAGTAAAAAGAAAAAATAAAATAAAGTAAGGTGCCATCAAAATATATGAATGTTTATGTAACATTACATTCCTTTTAGTCCTTTGAAAAAATGATGGCTTTTTCGCTGCAACGGAGCTTACTACATTCGCTTCTGATTGCTTTGTTTCTGATAAAATAATATTCCCCTCCTATTCCAACGGCAAATTGAACTCTTTTCTCTTCACACGAATTTCATCATTAATATAAATAATGTAATCATTCAGTGCTTCACGGGGATTCGTGCCGTTATTCACAACTTCTCTAAATGCGTTATCCAAATGCCTTCCTGTAAAGTATCCTCCCGGCACCTCAGGTACACCTTGGACCCACTGCCACTGCTCTTCAAGCTCTTCATAATCTTTTACAGGCCAAGGAAGTTCTTTCAATGCCTCAATATTTGCGGTTGGATAACGAGCTGCTGCCCCCATTAACCCTTCCATTTCTCTTCCAAATCGAACTTGAACATCTTTACTAGTCCACCATTTCATAAATTCCCAAGAAGCATCCTTGTGTTTCGATTGGTCCATAATGATAGCTGATGTTCCGGCACTACCAACATCACGTCTAATACTTCCATCTTTTTGAACAGTCCCAGGGATTTGCACGAATTCCCAAAGCCCCCGAATTTCAGGTGCAGAAACGGACAAATGATTATAAAAAGTATAATCAGCGATTCCAAGTGGCATTTCACCGGTTCTGAAACGGTTAGGAAAGTCAAATTGCAAAGGCAATTTATAATTTGTATATAGAGTTGTCCATTCCTTAAAGGCTTCCATTGATAATTCTGACTCAAGTGCACTTGCTTTATCTTCATTTTTGTACAGCTTTCCATCTTTTTGATATAGCATCATAGTAAATGCTTGGTTCGGAATTAAGTTCTGTACTTCACCTGGGTTCTGAGGATCTTGCGCTAGTGGCAAAGCAATGTCCATATGATTTTTCTGCAAGGCCGGTATCACCTCATATAGCTCATCCCATGTGTTTGGTACCTTCAAGTTCAACTCTTCAAAAATATCCTTCCGGTAAAAAAGCATATTGAATATTTGCTGTTCGGGCAGGGCATATACACCACCATTAAAACGATAAGGCAAAATAGCACTCTCTCTAAACCTTGTACTGATATCATTAAAATCTTCGAATTGCGCTAAGTCGGCAACTGCATTCCGCATAGCATAATTAACAGGGATATCATTGCCAACTTGCATCGCTACATCTGGCCCTTGCCCTGCCAATGTTGCAGGAAGCAATACCCCCATTTGCACTAGTTTCAAATTCACATTAATATTCATTTCGGGAGTAAATGTATCATCAATCATTGATTTTAGAACTTGTGCTTGGTCACGCCCTGTTCCAATCCAGACTGTGATTGACTCTTCCTCGCTTCCTTCCTCCGTTACATTACCGATGCTATTGTAGTCCTCAATAAACGAGTAAAAAAAGCTGCCAACTTCATGTGCCGCCTTTCTTACGACGGAAACATCAGGCTTTGGCATTTCTTTGTCTGGAGAAGATAATACCAAATAATCGATATCCAACGGCTGTTCTCTGACAGTCAAAATCCATGTCCCTAGTCCACCGACATTGATTTTATAATTTTCAAGACGCCTCTGAATGGTTTCGGGGCGTTGAGTAAAGTCTTTGAGCTGATAAGCCATCGTTTTTAATATAGCCGTTTGATCACTTGTTTCTCCTGTCACTCTGGCAAGCTCATCTGCCACTTCATAAAGAACATCACTTTGACGCGCGAAAACTTCCAACATTTCAGGTATGTTTTTTTCTAGTTGATAGTCTCGATATTGGTCTGGCGTTGCTCCCGTTACCATTAGTATTTTCCTGTAAATATAATTCAGTTCAAGCACACTATCTTCTACGGTCCGTAAAAGCGGAGCCATATCACCAAGTGTAACTTCTAGTTTTATTTCATGCGTACCTTTAGGTAGATAATATAAATATGGATCGTCTCCTCCGAACACTTCCATATCCCAGCTATTATGATAGTAAAATGGGATATTTTCCATCTCTTTAAAAGGAACTTCATTGTTAATCAAGAGTTTTCTAGCCGAATAAAGACCTCGTAACGTATTTTGTTTATATTTCACACCCAGTTTGTACAATCCATCCTCCGGCACTTCAACATTCCACGAAATCCATTGTCCTGGCCATCTCCAATTCTGCCCACCGATCATATTCATCCTAACTTTTGAAATATCATATGGTTCTGTGGCTGGACTTGAACGATCATTTATCGGATATAAGGTTGGGGCCGATTTTAAAACAGCATCTTCTCCTTGTATTTTTATCCGTGTATCTTTTATTTCCTGGTAGCCTATTTTTTCATACTCTGACTTTATTTCTTCATACATTTGTGGCTCATTTACTTGGTAAAGTTTTATGTAATCTATGACCATTGGTTCTCTTGAAGATACAAATGTAATCGTGTTTTTTCCCTTACTAAAATAAAATGAATAAGGTTCCGTATAATAACCTTCACTATCCCGCAAATCAACTTCCATCCAAATCGGTTTTTCAACTTGCCTTGGCCTTAAATCGTTCCCACGATTATCGCGCCCAATTTCTGGTAAAGCATTCTCCCATGTTCGCGGGAAAGTTAATGTTGCAGCACCCCGGAAAGGTAGTTTTCCATTAATCAGTAGTTCCCTTTCAATTGAAGAACTTTTCCCTTCAATTGGAAAATACTTAACTAGCAGATTGTAAAGCCCTTCTTCTGGAACCTCAACTTCCCATGAAATTGCCCCTGTCTCATCTGTTTTAATAGCTTGTCCATCTAAACCCTCGTATTTAGATAATATTTCGGCGGTCATTTCATCTGTTGAGGTGTATGCTTCCCCCTCAATGATAATTTCTGTTTGTGGCTTTATTAAATCTCCATAAGTATCTAAGTAGTTCGAATACAAATCTGAACGGACAAATTGACCTTCCTTTATTGGTTCCTCTACATTTTCCTTCTGGGCATATGCTTTAGGACTTGAAAAAGTTAGATCTTGCGACAAACTAACTCCAGAAAGGAAAAAAGTAAAAACTGTAAATAAAGAGAGGATTTTTCTGATTTGGTGATTGCACATTCAAACCACCTCCTACCTGGTTATTTATATCACTGTCTGAATATGAAATTCCCGCTAATGTATATACTATATTAGACGGGAATTTCTTTTATTTTTAATACTATTGCTACTAATAAATCAGGATTTCCATATATTTATGGGTACTATTTCTTCCCCATGAATTCATCTATACGGGCCTGAGATTCCCCTTTCACTTTAGCAATCGCCTGTGTTGGTGATTCAGTACCGGTAGCTATATTTTCAAAAGTTTCGTAAAACGCATCTTTTAGATTGTATGACGGCCAATAGTTTGACTTAATATTATCCAACATTTCAGTCGCTGTATTTACAGATTCTTCATTTGGCATAACGATTTCAAACCAATGAACTACATCCTCTTCCGATACTTCAAACGCTGTCATTTCCTCCCAAATTTGATAAACAATCTGAGGATCTTCAACCCCTTTTGGAATTACATCTCCACCAAAGTCGGAGAGAGGTGTGACATAGTCGGTTGCTTTTGGTCCTTTCGGCCAGAAAACATACCCCCACTCAAACGGAGCCTCTAGACGCCCTTCCGCTTCCCATACCCAACCTTGAGTCATGCCTACTAAACCTTCAGTAAAGTAATTACGGGGATCTTCATAGTTGTTACCTTCGTTTGGTTTAATTACCTTATGTTCATTGTATAAAGAAGAAACAAATTCCAATGCTTCAATTGCATTTGGTGAATCTACGGTTACTTTCCCTGTAGATGAATCAATAAACTGTGCATCATTCGTAAAAATTGAATACTCCGCCAGTAGATTCGGATCAGCGCTCAAGCCGTAAGTAGTGCCATTTGTAAGCTTTTTAGCCGCTTCTAACATAGCTTCCCATGTCCACTCTCCAGCTTCCTGCAATTCGTACGGATCAGGAAGACCAGCCTGTTCAAACATCGTTTTATTGTAGAACATGCCACCACTTTGATTTACTTGACTAGTCAAAAAGTAAACCTTTTCGCCAAGCGTACCTAACTTTTTCATTGTCTCAGTCATTTTTGATGATTCAAGATCAATAATCTCGTCTAACGCATACACATAATCTTGTTGAACAAGAGCGGCTACATCTGTAGTACCGAGCCCCCAAATATCAGCAGCGGGTTCGCCGGCTAATAATGTAGTGGTCAACTGATTTACTTTTTCCTCGAATGGGATAACCACCCATTCAATTTTGACATTATATTTTCCCTCTACTTCTTTCCACTTTTCAACCTTTAAATCTTCAATCTCTGTCCCACCCTGTGGAGTTCGGTCATAGTGATCCGCGATTTTAATTACTCTCCCACCTAAATCGTATGTTGCTTCATCTTCTTTTGGTCCCTCCGTTTTTTCCGAGTCATTTCCCGTTTCTGACTTCTCTCCAGAGGTTTCTTTTCCGCCACTACATGCAGTTAGTAACAAAACAAATATTGCCATGATAAGAAAAGACAGTTTAGCTTGTTTCACATTGACCCCTCCCGTATCTTTTAATTAAATTCAAAAGTAAATGCCGCCATCCTCCTTTCATTAAGGGAAAATTAGTAATCTTCCCAATTTTTAATTAATAACTCGCGCGATTAAGTTACACATTAATTACGAAACTTAATTAACGCCTTCCAAATTACTTTGTTTTTTCGATAAAGGTAATAATTGTAACCCCTTACATGTATACCTATAATATTCAAACTTGTGCACTAGGTAAATAGAAAAATACTAGTTATCATGTAAAAAGACTAGTTGTTTTTAGACAAATAGCTCAAAAAGGGAGTAATTGTTTCTTTAACACTATTGAAGTAGGATAAATCCTCCTCGTTTATAAAGTAAATGTCGATTAAGTTATTATTACTAAAAAGAAGGTTTATTTCACTAAAAAAGTAAGATGCGGATTACTAGGGATAGATGAGGCACAATATCATATTTCTATTTTTGGTAATTAAATTTAAAAGAAAAAGATTTCCTTAAGGTTTTGCCCTTTGAGGTTCTTAACGTACAATTGGATAATCATTTTACCAAAGCGTTGAGGAAAAATAATGGAGGTTTAATTAAATGAAATTTCTTTATAGAGCCCTTAAGTATGCAAAATGCGTGTTCACCCAAGACTATATCCAGCGGCTTCTAAAAAAGTGATTTCCCCCTTTATTCCTTTCGGTATACGTTGAACTTTCTCTCACATATCGTTATCCTAATCATTAACCTTATTAATTAGGTAACCATCAGGATAAATGTTTATCAATAAAGTTAATTTATATGGTATAATCATTTACATTCACTTACCCAAGGAGGTAAACTTATGTCGCAAACCTTGGTATACGTCCCAAAAAATTTACATTTTAAAGATCTTTATTTACATACATATGGAGTGGAAACATGTTGGCCTGGGTATTTCTTTGGTCCTGCTGTTCGTGAATACTATTTAATTCACTTTATTCTTGATGGCGAAGGAGTTTTTAAAGTTAATGATGAGGTATATCATTTAAAAAAAGGGCAAGGTTTTCTAATTGATCCACATATAGTAACTTACTATAAAGCTGATCAAAACAACCCTTGGACCTATTGTTGGATTGGGTTTCATGGTATTCAATCGGAAAGTTTCATTGGTGAAACAAGGCTGTCTAACCGTGCGCCTATTTTTGATTTCGATTTAAATGATCCTTGTATTCTGCTTTTTCAGGATGTGATTAAACGCGAGGATTCGACCGTTCAAGGAGAGTTAAGAGTGCATGGTTTGCTCTATTTATTACTTGCTCAAATTGTGGAAGCGTACCCAAAACGGAAAGTTAGCCGGCGGCAAATTAAGAAAGAAGAATATGTAAATAAGGTCATTGATTTCATTGAAATGAATTATGTTAATAAAATTACCATCGCAAAGATCGCTGAATATGTCGGCCTTGACAGAAGTTATTTATGCTCCCTTTTTAAGGATTATCTACAAACTAGCATTCAACAATATTTAATCCATTTTCGAATGAATAAAGCTTGTATACTTCTTGATGACAGTGATTTATCGATTGGAGATATCGCACGGTCTATCGGTTATGAAGACCCATTACTATTTTCAAAGATGTTCAAGAAATATAAAGGCGTATCACCTAAAAAATATCGAAATAACGCCTACACACAAATGCCTGCTGAAGACGGAAAACCAACAACCTATTATGGAGGAACATAATGAAACTACTTGACTCCAAATTCTACTCAATATTAGAATCGCTATCAAACTTCTTCTTACTTAATTTAATATGGATTCTATTTTCCTTACCCTTGATCACCTTATTCCCTGCAACTGCTGCAATGTTTGCTGTAATAAGAGATTGGAAACTAGGAAAGCATACTAGTATATTCATTGCATTCCTTACGTATTTTAAATCTAATTTTATGATAAGCTTTATCTCGGGATTATTATTTTTCCTATTCGTGTTCATTTTTTACATAGACTTTACATTGATGGACCAGTTAGGACCTACAATGAGTGTGCTCGTGCTATCCCTACTTTTTATTCTGAGCTTAATTACCCTGAGCGTCAGTATCTATTTATTCCCCGTAATCGTGCATTTTAAGTTATCGTTTAAAAATGCCTTAAAAAACTCATTTCTATATGCGGTTATGTATTTTCCAACTACTATTGTTTCTATATTATTATTGATATCAATGGCATTGCTCATTTTCCTTGTACCTATTTTTTCACTTATTGCTTTCAGTGTCACCGCTTATATTATCTTTCTATTATGCCATCGAAGTTTTAATAAAATTGAGGCCCTTCGTTCAGTCGATTAATTAACAGGTCTTATCATCAGCTAACCTAATGGTAAGCCGTTCATAGAGAGCGAGGACTTTCTCTATTTGTAAGCAAAAAAAAAGCGGGGATCCCTTACGATCCCTACTTTACTATATATATTTTTATAAGTAATGATGTTGCACAGGACTTGATCCTCTTCGTCAGTATTCCTTCTCGAACTTAATCAATGTTCAATTTTACATATACGATGATAGCTAGGCCACTTTCGTTTTTCGGTTCATCAATTATTCAATTCCACTATTTGTCCCGCTTCCATATAAACAATCCATTCACAAATATTCGTAGCGTAGTCGCCAATGCGTTCCAAGTACTGGGCAACTAATAATAAATGTGTCGCCTGACTAATCAATTGTTTATCTTTCGTCATCATATCGATTAACTCAGAAAATACTTTTCTATACTGAGCATCGATCGCATCATCTTGCAGTGCAATTTTATATGCACCTTTGTGATCCAATTGAATATAGGCGCTAATCGAATCTCTGACAATTTTTTGCACATGCTCACCCATTTTCGGGATATCGATTAACGGTTTTGCATATGTTTCATCTTTTAAGATAATTGTTGTTTCAGCAATGCTAACTGCATGGTCTGCCATTCTTTCTAAATCGGTAGCTACCTTTAACGTTGTTGCAATTCTTCGCAAATCACCGCCGACCGGTTGTTGTAGAGCAAGTAGAGAAAAACATGCTTTTTCAATTGCAATTTCGGCATCATTAATTGCTTTATCCCCAGTAACAATCGATTGAGCTAAAACCACATCTTTTTCACTAAGAGATTTTACAGATTTAAAAACGGCTTCCTCGACCATCATCCCCATTGTTAATAATTGCTGATGAAGTCCATTCAACTGTTCATCAAATTGGCTTCTTATCGCCATAACAAACCCTCCTCTTTAATTTTCTCAACCAAATCTTCCAGTTATATAATCTTCTGTTTGCTTATTAGTAGGATTTGTGAAAATCTGGTTTGTATCGGAAAACTCGACCACTTCACCGTTTAAAAAGAAAGCAGTCTCGTCTGAAATTCTAGCAGCCTGCTGCATATTATGAGTGACAACAATGATCGTATATTGCTTTTTCAAGTCTAAAATTAATTGTTCCAACTTCAATGTTGAAATCGGATCTAAAGCAGATGTAGGCTCATCCATTAATATAATCTCTGGCTTGACAGCGAGGACTCTTGCTAAAACCAGACGTTGCTGTTGACCACCAGATAAACCCAACGCAGATTTACCCAAAGTATCCTTTACCTCATCCCAAAGCGCTGCTGAACGTAGGCTTGATTCAACTAATTCATCCAATTCACTTTTGCTTTTCCGTCCATGGATACGAGGACCATAAGCGATATTGTCATAGATTGACATTGGGAATGGATTCGCTTGTTGAAATACCATGCCAACTCGTTTCCGCAACTCTACAGCATCCATATTCGGATCGTTTACATTCCAGTCGCCTATCATAATTTTACCTTCTGTTCTCGTGTTAGCGATCAAATCATTCATTCTGTTTAATGTTCTCAGAAAAGTAGATTTACCACAGCCGGAAGGACCAATTAGAGCTGTTGCCCTGTTTGGTTTAATATTCAAATTAATATCTATTAATGCATGCTTTTTTCCATAATAAAAATGCAATTGTTCTGATCGAATGGCGAATTTTTCAGCGACTTTGTTTTTTTCATTAAGCATTACGGTCATCGTAGTCCCTCCTTTTAGCTAAAATTACCTGAAATATAATCTTCCGTTTGTTGCTTACGTGGATTGGTAAAAATTTGTTCTGTTTTTCCATATTCAACGACATTCCCCATATAGAAAAATGCAGTGTAATCGGAAATCCGCGCAGCTTGCTGCATATTATGTGTAACAATAATAATCGAGAATTCTTCTTTTAACTCACTGATTAACTCTTCGATTTTTCCCGTTGAAACAGGATCAAGTGCAGAAGCAGGTTCATCTAGAAGCAGTACTTCAGGTTTCATTGCCAATGCTCTTGCAATACAAAGACGCTGCTGCTGACCACCAGATAACGCTAATGCTGATCGATGTAGCTGATCTTTTACTTCATCCCATAATGCTGCTTTTTGTAAGCTTTCTTCCACGATGTCATGCAGTTGTTGCTTATTTTTCACTCCATGATGGCTCGGTCCGTATGCTATATTATTAAAAATCGACTTTGCAAATGGATTTGGCTTTTGAAACACCATGCCTATTTGTTTTCTCACTTCAAAAACATTTGCTGCATCACTATTAATATCTACTTGTTTATACATAATTTTTCCGTCTGTTCGACATTGTTCTATTTCATCATTCATCCGATTTAAGCTACGTAAATACGTAGACTTCCCACATCCAGATGGCCCGATTAAGGCCGTTACATTTTTTTCAGGAAAACGTAATGATACTTGGTGAATTGCTGTTTTCTCACCGTAATGCACACTTAAATCGATTGTTTC harbors:
- a CDS encoding NHL repeat-containing protein, with amino-acid sequence MKLYSKIFCSIIVILLVTVSLASSASAEVPYSGYNYSYWEKSEPSAIPYIPGLVIDGSDAPFGALSAPDDLYVANDKIYILDTGNNRIVILDKQYEFVSEIKKFQNGKKTDSFNQPQGIFVTEEGNIYVADTANQRIVELSDGGDFIREMGSPKSDVIRAGFEYYPIKIAVDKAKRIYVISRGVYDGIIEFDSDGNFTGYTGANKVTFNPIDYFWRLMATKSQRAKMALFIPIEFNNIDLDKEGFIYVTNSEKDTKTPIQRLNPSGEDVIRKEGYHNVKGDILYPNTGSLAGGSTFIDVSVNNYGMYSALDSKRGRIFTYDEDGNLLYIFGKLGNQSGTFKTPSAIERLDEDMLVLDKGFNNLVVFKPTDFGRNVNEAVMHYNSGNDDAASVAWRKVLRLDANNEIAYVGIGKALLMEGKNKEAMKYFENGNNRLYYSKAFKRHRQEVLRENFGLIMSGIILVPFLFLLYKWLRKSFKKRRMNAIVE
- a CDS encoding carbohydrate ABC transporter permease, whose amino-acid sequence is MAFRLPIRRKKKVNRSWYGTLILFLFLGFFGAFMALPLVYTINNAFKPLDEIFLFPPRFFVRNPTINNFIDLFNLMADSWVPFTRYVFNTFFITIVGTAGHIIFAAAAAYPLAKHKFPGSSFLFHIVVLSLMFSPHVTAIPNYMTMATLGWVDTYWSIIVPSFAFSLGLYLMKQFMEQIPDTLLEAARIDGASEYRIFWTIVMPMVKPAWLTLMILLFQQLWGTDGGNFIYSEELKTMNYAMGQIIQGGIARAGAAAAVALLLMSVPITVFLFSQSSIIQTMSSSGMKD
- a CDS encoding carbohydrate ABC transporter permease, whose translation is MLHKHSYILMAPYFILFFLFTILPVLISIIISFTYFNMLEFPRWVGWDNYARLFLEDDVFLISLKNTILFAAITGPVSYIACFVFAWLINEFPPKIRAFMTLIFFAPSISGNIYFIWLIIFSGDTYGYANGILMKIGLIYEPIQWLHDPTYILAVVMLVQLWLSLGTSFLAFIAGLQTIDRTLYEAAAIDGIRNRWQELWFITLPSMKPQLLFGAVIQITTTFAVSDVAMALAGFPSVQYAAHTIVTHLLDYGTIRFEMGYASSIATILFIIMMTTNLVVQKLLRKVGE
- a CDS encoding extracellular solute-binding protein, whose amino-acid sequence is MCNHQIRKILSLFTVFTFFLSGVSLSQDLTFSSPKAYAQKENVEEPIKEGQFVRSDLYSNYLDTYGDLIKPQTEIIIEGEAYTSTDEMTAEILSKYEGLDGQAIKTDETGAISWEVEVPEEGLYNLLVKYFPIEGKSSSIERELLINGKLPFRGAATLTFPRTWENALPEIGRDNRGNDLRPRQVEKPIWMEVDLRDSEGYYTEPYSFYFSKGKNTITFVSSREPMVIDYIKLYQVNEPQMYEEIKSEYEKIGYQEIKDTRIKIQGEDAVLKSAPTLYPINDRSSPATEPYDISKVRMNMIGGQNWRWPGQWISWNVEVPEDGLYKLGVKYKQNTLRGLYSARKLLINNEVPFKEMENIPFYYHNSWDMEVFGGDDPYLYYLPKGTHEIKLEVTLGDMAPLLRTVEDSVLELNYIYRKILMVTGATPDQYRDYQLEKNIPEMLEVFARQSDVLYEVADELARVTGETSDQTAILKTMAYQLKDFTQRPETIQRRLENYKINVGGLGTWILTVREQPLDIDYLVLSSPDKEMPKPDVSVVRKAAHEVGSFFYSFIEDYNSIGNVTEEGSEEESITVWIGTGRDQAQVLKSMIDDTFTPEMNINVNLKLVQMGVLLPATLAGQGPDVAMQVGNDIPVNYAMRNAVADLAQFEDFNDISTRFRESAILPYRFNGGVYALPEQQIFNMLFYRKDIFEELNLKVPNTWDELYEVIPALQKNHMDIALPLAQDPQNPGEVQNLIPNQAFTMMLYQKDGKLYKNEDKASALESELSMEAFKEWTTLYTNYKLPLQFDFPNRFRTGEMPLGIADYTFYNHLSVSAPEIRGLWEFVQIPGTVQKDGSIRRDVGSAGTSAIIMDQSKHKDASWEFMKWWTSKDVQVRFGREMEGLMGAAARYPTANIEALKELPWPVKDYEELEEQWQWVQGVPEVPGGYFTGRHLDNAFREVVNNGTNPREALNDYIIYINDEIRVKRKEFNLPLE
- a CDS encoding ABC transporter substrate-binding protein, whose product is MKQAKLSFLIMAIFVLLLTACSGGKETSGEKSETGNDSEKTEGPKEDEATYDLGGRVIKIADHYDRTPQGGTEIEDLKVEKWKEVEGKYNVKIEWVVIPFEEKVNQLTTTLLAGEPAADIWGLGTTDVAALVQQDYVYALDEIIDLESSKMTETMKKLGTLGEKVYFLTSQVNQSGGMFYNKTMFEQAGLPDPYELQEAGEWTWEAMLEAAKKLTNGTTYGLSADPNLLAEYSIFTNDAQFIDSSTGKVTVDSPNAIEALEFVSSLYNEHKVIKPNEGNNYEDPRNYFTEGLVGMTQGWVWEAEGRLEAPFEWGYVFWPKGPKATDYVTPLSDFGGDVIPKGVEDPQIVYQIWEEMTAFEVSEEDVVHWFEIVMPNEESVNTATEMLDNIKSNYWPSYNLKDAFYETFENIATGTESPTQAIAKVKGESQARIDEFMGKK
- a CDS encoding AraC family transcriptional regulator; amino-acid sequence: MSQTLVYVPKNLHFKDLYLHTYGVETCWPGYFFGPAVREYYLIHFILDGEGVFKVNDEVYHLKKGQGFLIDPHIVTYYKADQNNPWTYCWIGFHGIQSESFIGETRLSNRAPIFDFDLNDPCILLFQDVIKREDSTVQGELRVHGLLYLLLAQIVEAYPKRKVSRRQIKKEEYVNKVIDFIEMNYVNKITIAKIAEYVGLDRSYLCSLFKDYLQTSIQQYLIHFRMNKACILLDDSDLSIGDIARSIGYEDPLLFSKMFKKYKGVSPKKYRNNAYTQMPAEDGKPTTYYGGT
- a CDS encoding YesL family protein, which gives rise to MKLLDSKFYSILESLSNFFLLNLIWILFSLPLITLFPATAAMFAVIRDWKLGKHTSIFIAFLTYFKSNFMISFISGLLFFLFVFIFYIDFTLMDQLGPTMSVLVLSLLFILSLITLSVSIYLFPVIVHFKLSFKNALKNSFLYAVMYFPTTIVSILLLISMALLIFLVPIFSLIAFSVTAYIIFLLCHRSFNKIEALRSVD